A window of Gallus gallus isolate bGalGal1 chromosome 3, bGalGal1.mat.broiler.GRCg7b, whole genome shotgun sequence genomic DNA:
tcatttgttttctcctaGGTTCTGTGGTCCCCAGTTCAAAACCTTCCCAATCTGCCGAGTGGAGTAGCTTAAATACAGACAACCATTTAAGTCAAGGATCTGCTTTGACTTCAGGAAAGGGAATTGTGTCCGGTGAAGGTCAAGGTAGGCTCTTATGTGCTTGGCTAATTTTGAAATATGGAGACTCAAGTTGATGACATTTGTTTTCCCTAAACATGCCTCACTTAACAGTACAGTTGAGAGCACAAAAAGTCAAAGAGTATTGCcgtgcaggctgcagagcagtgttgcagggatatttttaaataccttaTTTCAGGTGGTGAAGTGTATACTAACACCTCAGAAATGCTTCCATTTGATTAGCAAGACTAGAGTGGGCATGCCCTTGAGTCCTTAATACAGAAGAAAGTTGGATACAGAAAAGCATCCCTTGTATACACGGTCTTGAATTTTGCACAGACCAGCATTCTTACTCCTACAGTTGtgttgccattaaaaaaaaaaaaatctttctctttAACAACAGCTGAAGGAGATGCTTTTTCACGagacaaagagaagaaagtacGTCCATTCTCCATGTTTGATTCTGTGGATCAGTCTGCTGGGCTGGGTACGCTAAGGAAGAACCAGAGCAGCGAAGATCTTTTGCGAGAAGCTCAGGTATGCAGGGAACTCaaactgctgctcagctctAAACTTTGTCAAGTTTTCCTTCATTCCATCAGATGGAGATTACTACACAGCTTTACAAAAGCTGCTGTCGGGAAGCTCTTTGAAAAGTCTTCTTTGAAAAAACTTCTTCTAAGGAGAAGAATTTCTCCTACATTTTGATTTATGACATAAAATAGTGTTACTTGTGTTGGTGTGCATGTGGGTATTTTTTCCAAAGACTGAATGTACAGAGGCAttttcagaagcactgcaggggcttttaaaatcatttacaCACCTGTTCCATTGTTCAATTCATCAACATCCTTCAGGTGGTTGGTTGCAGCAAGATTTCCCACCTAAATCTTGGCACAAGGGACTGATTGTGTAGGTGTGGAGTAACATAAAAGAACTGGGGATGTCAGGGACTCCTTTGGAAACAACTACTTTCCTATAGATTCTAGTAAGTCCTCCTCTACTTGTAGAGTAATTACTGTGCCCAGTCATCACTTGAAATTTTGAACACAGCTGCTACAGAAGGAATTAAGGAGAACAGGGTCTCCTTTGGTATAACTAAGATGATAAAATGTTTGGAGAAGTCTCCTCATGTTTCCAACAAGGTTGGAAACAGTTTTGCAGAGAGTACAAGTGTTAGttgcatgttgtttttttggggaTCTTTGGTCCTTCCCAGCAAATTtcttaaaatgtgctttttttttcctttcaggcaGCCAATAAAAACGTAACAAAAGTACCACCTCCTGTCCCCACTAAACCAAAACAGATAAACTTGCCTTATTTTGGTCAAACCAGTCACCAGCAACTTTCTGACCCGAAGCTGGATGGAAACCTACAGAAGCTGCCTTTGGCTGTCGCTTCTATGGggagcaaacaaaaaccagtaGCACAGCAGCCCTCCCATCCTCAGCAGATGCAACGGATTTCTGTACCCCCTGTAGGTCCTTCCTCTAGCCAGGACCagattctttcctcctccaaacaGGAGAGTCCCCCGGCAGCTGCTGTAAGACCTTTTACCCCTCAGCCATCCAAAGAGACCTCACTGCCTCCATTTCGAAAGCCTCAAACTGTGGCTGCAAGTTCAATTTACAGTATGTACACACAACAGCAGACTCCTGGGAAGAACTTCCAGCAAGCAGTGCAAAGTGCTTTGACAAGGGCACAGACCAGAGCACCGCACTTCCCTAGTGGTAAGCCTGTAGCTCTTTACCTCTCTTCTGTTCTCATAAACCTCAGAGAGAGCTATTTTCCACTTAATCTGTGGATAGTGGGTACAGAGCTGTTCTTGGGGGGCAATTCAGAAAGTTAGTGCAGTTGCAAGAATCTCAAGTGGATCTTGCATGttgtaaataaacattttcaaagagtGCAAAGTACCTGTCTTTTATCTCTGATTAAATGATAACGGTAAGTCTGATAGAGTTCTGTTTGGTTGATTCTACTGTTGTGCTTCACTGCCTTATAGGCAGATGAATCAAGTTGGATGTTCTTGATAGGCTTAACTGTGAAAACCTGatcaatgtttttttccctaccaTTCTCTGACTGCTCTCTAGTGTATGGCAAGCCTGTGATGGCAGGAGCAGGTGTACAGAATCAACTGCCGCAGACAGAGAACATTTACTCAAACCTGCAAGGCAAGCCAGGCAGTCCAGAGCCCGAGATGGAAACGACAGCCTCTGCTCATGAAAGTCACGAAACAGAGCGAATTCCCCGTCCCCTCAGCCCAACCAAATTGCTGCCTTTTCTGTCCAATCCGTACCGCAACCAAAGTGATGCTGATTTGGAAGCACTGCGGAAGAAGCTGTCCAACGCGCCCAGACCACTGAAGAAACGTAGCTCCATTACTGAGCCAGAAGGACCTAACGGTCCCAATATTCAAAAGCTGCTGTATCAGAGGACGACTCTGGCTGCTATGGAGACTATCTCAGCTCCATCACATCCCTCCAAACAGACGGCATCAGCTGTCAGTCCTGAAAGCCCAGTGGAAATCCCAAATCCTTATGCAAGTTCAGAATCGGAGAAAGAAACTGTTTCTTCTATGCCTGAGCCAACCATTgctgaggaagcagaaaacacacCAGCAGATCAGAGCGAAGCTGTTCTTCCCTCCACTGCATTAGACCCGGTACCTGAAGCGGTATCAGATAGTGATGAATCCATGCCGCCAAAAATGGAAGAACCGAGCCATGAGGCTCCACTACCACTGGAAGTGTACATGGAGGAGTATCCTCCATATCCACCACCTCCATATCCATCAGGGGAGCCGGAGAGTTTGGGAGAGGACTCATTCAATATGCGGCCTCCTGAAGTTACAGGGCAGTTCTCCTTGCCTCCTGTGAGTATTGGCTAGCCTATAACTTCAGCGCTGTCTAAGTCACCCTAAGCTCTGCTGTAAATCCTGTCTTTCTATTGTAGACGTTAAGTGGATGTAGGAGAACTGTTGTGAAAACAGACTAAAAGTCTCTCTATGGGTATCAGTTTTTTTATCTCCAAAATGAACGACAGTAATGAAAAGCCTCTGTAATCTTGAAAATGAATGACATGATGAAGTTTAAATGGAATTTGATACACAAATAGAACTCTTCTGAGCTTTCTAAAACATTCTGTATAGAAGTCTGCTCGTTGTATTCAAACTATACTTCCTTCTTAGAGAAATTAAACAGTTTTTGCAGCCATACATATTTCAGAGCATTTCCCACTATTGCTCATATGAGATGGAAACTAATTCCCTTCATCCTGGGttgcatttgtttatttctgagTGCACTGCTTTGAAAGTGAGGGGAAATGGACTCCTTTAGTTTCTGCTTTAGTAACTCATTTGGAGGCAGCTACTCGCATTTACtctactgaaatgttttctaattaatttatttagGAACTTTAATTTGACATCAGTTACTTCTCAAGTTAAATGGAGCCCCTTTGGGCTAAGGTTAGGCAGCATTTTACAGTCTTGTTTGGGCAATACGTTTGTGTGTGTAGTATGGTGTTATCTCACTGCTATAGAACAGAAACTTTTATTACTTTTGATTCCTTGAAGAGTTTCTTTCAAATTTATAATGAATAGAATGTTAATAACCATGTATGtgaaagcatatttttcttctgtcacttcAATGCTGAGGAGTTAAAAGCTTCAGCATGCTTTTTTAGCCTTGGAATAGTCATTGCAAGTTTTCATGCTTTTGAGACTGCCCTTCCTCCCTTTAGCAAGGAAACTTGAGCAGTAGGGTTTCCTAAATTGTACAGACTCTGTTCTGGTTGGCTTTGTAATAATTCTGCTGTGATGAGAAGAAACCAGCCCAACTTCTCAACTTCATATTTAAGATCTGGTTTGTTCTGACTAGGTCTTCCTTTAAAAAGCCTCTGCTTTTGATATACCAGGCAAGAGAGTATTTTCTGGGAATCTCTTCTCATAAAACTTTCATCTTCGCATGTTTGCTCTTGCAAAACATGAGTCATTTCTATTCATCTTTGCTCGGACATCTGTTGGAAATTTGCATAGCCTTATGAATAGTGTTTattgctgctgcacagccagctGGGGAGAGCGCTGATCTAATGTATGCATATTCTCTGCAGGAAAGAGTACAAATTAAGCTATAGAAATACTTGCTTTCCAGTATCACTGGGAGCATCTAAAGCTCTTCTACATTTGGTTCTACAGTCTTTCCAGAATTGTTTTCCTTAGCCGTTTCTGTTCCTGTTAACCTCTGCTTAACTTAGCATCTCAgcttaacaaaacaaaacccaaagagGCTCTGTGTTACTTCATACAGTCTTTCAAGTTTCGTTTTGTGTAACAGCCCTGAGAGTTAATGCTAAActaatctgaaaacaaatactttttttcctaatttttttagGGATCTCAAAGTTTTGGGATTTTGAGGAGAATGACATCTTGATCAAACAACTTGAATATAGGAACCTTGCCTGGAGATAAAGGCAGAGTTCTGTCATAAGCTGCTATGTTCATTTTCTACCACCTATGTGGTAGAAAATAGCCTATTTCACATTAAACACTGCCTTaattgtttgtttctgctgttcttccAGTAAAAATGTCCCATAACTGTGTTACCTTCTCACAGGGGAAGAGGACGAACTTGCGTAAGGCTGGCTCTGACAGAATTGCTCATGGAATGAGAGTGAAGTTCAACCCTCTCGCACTGCTTCTGGATTCATCGTTGGAGGGGGAGTTTGACCTCGTGCAGAGAATCATTTATGAGGTACAAATCGTAGACTTGTTTGACTTGGAAAGGACTCCTgaagtcatctggtccaactcaaATGCTGCCTTGTAACAGAAAGAATAGCAATCCCAGTTCAAACTGTGATGTCGCAGCTTTTCTGGATGGGGTTGATAAGCCAAAATGGTAGTGCAGAACAGAGATCTGCCCTTGAGGGGATGAAAAGCAGTCCTGTCAGGAAATGGCCACTGGGAGGCTGGTTTGTCTGTGTTCAATCCACGTTGGGTATTTAGCACCAAGACTGTAAATGTGCAGGAGAGGATTTATTACCCATTTTCTTACATGGTATTTTTGCCTTCTATTCAGATAAATTGTGCTTATAGTCAAATAGGCAAGTCATTGAAATTTTATAATAAACCTTTTACTATGTTATCTGTTTAGTGTTTCTGTGAACCAGTTTAGGTTCTCACTGTTAAATGGAGGTTAAAAGCTTATATGTGAATCTTCTGGTGAGATGGGTTACTGCTGtagttttcttcctgttgctgATATCCTCCGTAGGACTTTGAGCCATAATTCTATTTCAGAAGGGGATTGCTCACTTTTGTACATGCACAGGCATTTATTGTAGAGAGAGAATCTGAATGGTTCCTTTTTGTGACTGGGTAGGTTGAAGATCCAAGCATGCCCAACGACGAAGGGATTACTGCACTGCACAACGCTGTGTGTGCTGGGCACACAGAAATTGTGAAGTTCCTGGTGCAGTTTGGTGTGAACGTGAATGCTGCAGACAGTGATGGATGGTAAGGCTTTCTTTAAGTGGTACCTTATGGGTGactgtgctctgagcactgtGTAGCACCACAAACTTTCCTCAGTACTCTTTCCAGTACTCAGACAATGTAAAAATGAGACCAAGTAGAAAGCCTACAACCTACACTCTAAGCAAGTGACAGTGAGTTGCAAATACTTCTTAAAGGATGCTAGATAGCTTATTGATAGAAGTCTATGCGAAGGTGATGATTTACTGTTAATTTCACCTGTAACAGAAGTGTCTAATGCCCAAGACTGGAAAAAGATGCTTGTTGTCCCTCAGCTTCATCAGTTATTCCAATTACCTGTACTTGTCACCAGGTCGTGTTTTGAAGTCATTGTCAATTTTGTAATAGGCTGTGATTTCAGGAGGATTTCTGAGTGTGggttattctttttgtttgtttgttgtttttgatgCATTCTTATTGCCTTGTTGACCATTAGAAAATAGATTAGAAAAGCATAACGTAACTGTAGAGATTCATATGCAGCTTTAGGGCTCGGCAGCTCTTGTTGGTAACCCCTGAACTGTGAAAAGCAATTGTACTTGCCATCCTGGGTTAAGTGCTTTGGGTAGGAAGTCTTCAGTGATATATAGTACTGATTGCTGGTGGTCACACATGAAGGTGATTTACTCCAAGGAGCCTGTAAGCACTGCTGTGAACAAtaattttctcatcttcttgGCTTGCAGGACCCCACTGCACTGTGCAGCATCTTGCAATAATGTGCAGGTGTGCAAGTTCCTGGTGGAGTCAGGTGCGGCTGTATTTGCTATGACCTACAGTGACATGCAGACAGCTGCAGACAAGTGTGAGGAAATGGAGGAAGGCTACACACAGTGTTCCCAGTTCTTATACGGTAGGTGATGACGACCATCCTGGGTAACCAGGTCTCCTGTTTCCTTCCAGAGAGGGTCTGCATattccctagtcttccttttattCCTGATGTATTTACAGAAGCTTTTCTGGTTGCTCTTGATGTCTCTAGCCAGATTCGGTTCTGTTTGGGATTTAGCTTTCCTTACCTGATCTCTATTTGCTTGGACAGTTTCTCTGTCTCCCTGGCTTCCACCCTCCACAGGCTTCCTTCTAGTGTTTGAGTTCATCCTTGTTACCTATGCAGACCTCTCCTGATGTTTTTACCTGGCTTCCTCTGTTGGGTTGCATTGCTCCCAAGCTGGCAGGAGGTGATTCTTAAATATCAACCAGCTTTCTTGGGCCACTCTTCCAgggatttctctctcttttggtAGGATGGTGACAACAAGGAGCAAGTGTGATTGATAGGcattaagatattttttcctggTCTGCTGTACAGTAAGAGCACAGCAGTCTTTCCAACTGTCATGTTTCGGGGGGGGTATCTTTTATATTGAGCTGCTGTGTATTTTGCATATTGCAGGAGTCCAGGAGAAAATGGGAATAATGAACAAAGGAGTGATTTATGGACTGTGGGATTATGAGGCTCAGAATGATGATGAGCTCTCAATGAAAGAAGGTGACTGCATGACAATCCTGCGCCGGGAGGATGAAGATGAGATTGAGTGGTGGTGGGCACGGCTGAATGACAAGGAAGGCTACGTTCCCCGCAATCTGCTTGGGGTGAGTCCTCATTTTCTTAAAGTCAGTttgaaaaaccaaaacattatGTGGAATATTCACAACATTCTTCTCACACGTCTAAGTTACATGTGGTTTAAAAAGTGCAAAGGCTGGAGTTGAAGTTCTCCATTTATTCCTTGGGAGAGTGAAGTCACACCCTTTATTTAGATACCCACTCGATGATATTAAAGGGTACAGAGAACATGCATCACCGTCCTGCTATACGTATCAGATTGTAATACTAACCTTGTCTCAttatctgaaagcaaaaaaataacttttacgTGCATATCATGTTCAGATAAGGCTTTGTTAAGTATGTGAACGGGGCTTCCCCTCTTTTCAGAAGTGGTACATGGGTAGGCACAATAGACCTGCAGAACAGACCCTTGGATTAAGAACGAGTCATCCCTTTCTCTGCTAcctcttttttaaaacaaacaattgTGTGCAAATAATggttattttctgttatttcaccATAGTTCTCGTGGCCTGCTTGCTAGAAAACTGCAGCAGATAGACACTTATTAAAACTCTTTTAAGCTTTTATCTACATAtccagcatccctgctgcaggagatgagAGCTTCAGCTGATGCTAAAGATTAACTGCTGAGAATTCTGGCTGGTTGATGCATGATGCCTGAAataggctgattttttttcttcctcttgcagaTAGTGTGTATTCCTAAGCTGCCAGACTTTGCAGAGCTACTTTATCTAATGCAAAACTTGTTTTCGTTTCTATATCATTTTCAGGTCACACCTACCCACAAGGTAATGTAAAGTACTGCATAAGGGAAAATTTCTGCTCAGTTTTTCCTCTCCAAATGTAAACATTTCTAAACTGAGAGTAGCCTCAGCCCTGCACAATaaagtctctttttttcctgccccaTGGTGAACTGGGCATGTGTAGCTTCTTCATGAACTTGCACACAGCCTTGAGCACAGGTGTGCAAGAATAGAGCAACACCTGTGCTTCTGCAATGAAAATACGAAAAGTACAAGGCAGCACAACTCAGACTGGGGATCACTCCTTTATGCAGCACAATCCCAACAGAACCTTTGGGATAACTACCCTGTTCAGTTGTTCTAGTATCACCACCTGAGTATTCTATTTGCCAGTCTCAAAAAACAATGCCTGGCTCTTAATATTGCAGCTGAAATCCAGGCTAAGGTGTTGAGCCTAGATAAAAATGTTCGGTAGTTCACTGTATTAAGTTGTACTTTTATCACAGCTTCTTCATCCTTTTGCAGTTGGGTGCACTGGAGAAAAGCAAGGATGAATTAATCTGCCTCAGTATTTTGCCCTTCTTAGTGACTCAGTAACTCGCTAAGCCACGCAAGAGCTCTAAAATTGAATGCAAATAGGATGATACTGTCAAAATACTGACTGCTTAATACCAAATAAGATCTTCTGAAGACTGACTTCATCTCTGCTGGGGTGAAATCAGTTATCAGGTGTCAAAGCTTTTGGGTAGACTTGCTGGTCTTCTATTAATTGTTAGCTTATTGAGCTTCTTGCTCAATtaagagcaagaagaaagctAGAGCTTTCCCCTGAATGGAGAAGAGAGTATCTTTAAGAACTTTATCTGAAAAACAGCTGTATGTAATGTAGGTGTGTTATGGCTTAGAGCATGGAGGATGCATCCTTCCTAAGTGAGTGAAGTGcatccttctgtttctgtataCCAGTAGCCATGCTTTGCAGAGTAGGAGTTGCTCCAAAGCCCCTTTCAAGTGAGGTATAAGAGCTTCCCAAACACTCAGCTCTTCTGTGTACTGCATCAAGTCACGTCCCATTTATCATTATGCTGAAGCTGGGGCAACCTCTGTACTTCCATTTGTGTACGCAGGACAGATGAATGGCACATAGCTGAAGGGCTGTGGGTGGCAGATGCTGATTAGCAGCCAGGCAATTGGGTGAATTTAAGTGGCTCTCACTATCTGCTAACTAACGTGTGGCGTTTACATTTCTGTGGTCCTTATGCAGCCACATGTTGCCAGATGGCCCAAAGCTGTAGATCTGTAAAGGCTGATGTGCATCAagagactgaaaacaaaacatttcagtacctttctatttccttttataaaacagacaaaaaatcCAATAATTCACTGAGCACAAAAGTCTCTTGACTTAGAAACCACGCAGTTCTTGTAGCCCACCCACCTGGGCAGAGCTGGCCTGTGCTTTTCAATGCCTTCCTTTTGTACTGACAAGGTTAGTAATTTTTAAGCTTGCCCAAGGATGCTGAATTTCCTTTTGTTAATGCTCTGAGTGTTTTCTGTAAGTATGCTTTTCCTACTTAGGATTATATTAGAATTGTATTACCAaggagagattaaaaaaaaaaaaagtaaccttTCTAAGCACTAAAATTTTAAATCCCATTTCTGTTTTACCCTCAGCTGTACCCAAGGATTAAGCCTAGACAAAGAAGCTTGGCATGAAGTAGCAGGGATGCCAGATTCTTGAAGTACTTGCTAATCGTGGATGgcttacaaagaaaaaattcattcTGTGTTGGTTCCAGTATCGTGAGACTTATTTCAATGACAGTGTAATTTGAAACGATGAAGAAtgtgctttgaaaacaaatgaaggaTTGATACGTTAGCAAATAGACGAGGGCATTCTACAAGCTGAAATAATGCTTGCAAGCAAACAGAATTATTCTGCCTGCGGTATAAGCAAGCCTAATGTTGAGGTACCCACTCTGATTTCTCCAAACATGGCAGAAAAGATTTTCACACCTCTCTGCATTAAGTACAAGAACCTTTTCAGTTTACCATTGAAGGAGTCGTCATGAGACAGCCAGCCAGCTTCGTCCATATCTATCCCGAGGCTTTTTCCAGATGGGAGAAATTAGAAAAGTACGTGCCTGGCACCCAAATGCTCATTGTTGGAAGCGGAACATTTGCTGAAGAAGTGAAATTGAAGTGCATCTGAGCAGTGGAAAACATGCTGACCAATCCAGTAAGCAATAACTTCTAAAATGCTGTAGCATCTTAGCAATTCTATGTATTCAAAATATTATGTGCTATTACAGACAATGTAGTTTTAGATTCCTCTTTTTGCAAAGAGTCTCATgtatttattgccttttttACTGTTAAAACTAAATGTAGACACTTTCTGTAGTCCTTGACAACttacttgtttttatttgacTGTGATACCATTAAACTTGTCTCCTCTTAAGCTTTGCCTCTAGGTGCTTTCCTGTAATGTTTCTATCAGTCCCTCTGAAAATGTTGACAATATGACACACTGCTGTTCTACATTATGATCGCATTCAACTACTTTCTCtattcacacacacacccccaccAATTAAAGATTGTCTTTCTGGATTTAAGCCTTAACTGATAGTCTCATACAACCTGTGTTAACCTTAGCTTCTAAGGgatacatttaagaaaaaaaatccttgaacAAAGTATTTTCCAAATACAAATTTCTAGTGAGAATATTGTTTATAGCTATCAGTTCAGGAATAATCATTTGTCAATAAATGTTATTTAGTAGAAAGTATCAAATATTTCCTCGAAGGTAAGGAATTTGTGATGTTCCTCTGCCTTGCCTTCAGGCTTGTGCTTTCTTATGGGGTaagtctttcttctttctcaaaaGGTTTTCCCGAGTAAAAGAAATTGTAGAAAGGATACAAATTCTCAAGTGGATGAAGTTGTGTCAGCTGTAGTGAGAACTCTGCTGGTGGTCACAGCCTCACTGTTTTAATAGGTGAGGTATGGGGTATATATAGGAGTGATCATCGTTCTTGAAAACGTAGTTTTTTCAAGCATTAATCTTTCAGAATGTCAGGCTATCTAATACTGCATTAAGAGATGTATGTTCAATGTCTGTTAGTGCCTAATCAGCTCCAggatgtggggttttttttcccatattaaAAGGCATCTGGTTCTGTTCTGGATAACTGAAACTCTGCTTATATTGTGCAAGACTCTCTCCCAAAGAAATGTTGctgatttttcagaaacaatACGGATCTTATAACAATGGAAATAAGgtttatctttttatttaaatactttcttgcatttcaaaggaagataaaaaaaaagatgcaggaaCTAAAGACCTGTGCTTTATCTGGTGAGCTGAGTTGCCGACAGCCTTTTCCCGTTCCAGGGATATCAATGGCCAGGATGCAGAGACTTGTCTTCAGTTTGTTTAAATGCGTTACTTGCTACTCAAGTccttcaaaaaatatttaacctGAATGTGAATAATGCTGAAGCTTAACAGAAAGTACACAGAGCCTCAGGTCTTACCTGAACACCTGTGTTCTGAGGTGTTGCAATACCATCCCCTTTCAGATACACGGGACCTTGTGGTGCTGCTATTacaaaagccctcactcaagCATAATGATCTTTCTTCCCACATGACGTAGGAAGATATtagtaaagaaatattttcaaaagttGCACTAAGGATTTATACAGTAATAAAGCTGTACAAAAGGCTACATAGGATTATATAAAGACTATTAAACCTATTAAACAAGGTTGCAGATTCTTCTGCCATGGAATTAGCTCTTTCCTCCTTGTAAGCTTGTGCAAAGTTCCCATTTGCAAGTTAAGGCACGTGTAATTTagcatatatgtattttttgctttgtatgcTGTTTGATTGTCTTCACCTGATCTTCATCTTTTTGAAGCATCTTGGGCTGATGGCAGTAGTTCAAATGACAGTGAAGAAGAGCCActatgagagagaaaaatggcCCGAAGTTTAACGAAAAATACCCAGAGCAAGTATGCATGTTTCTCCTTCTACCATGAGGACTGTGAATATTATTACAGAAGTAACTTTAAGATATGACCTGAATGATTTAAATGTATCTCACTTATTGTAGAGGAACTTCAGAATGATACACGTATTTCTCATTTTGGTCCAGGTATAAGCTGTTACCTGAACTTCAATAGCAGGTTAGTTTTCTCCTAGCTCTCTACAGGACACACAATGGTGAAGAAAGCATGTGTTGTCCGTCCTGTGAGTACTCCCATGCCTACGTTTTACTCTGTTATTGACAGAAAAGGCAGGGAACAGACCTACACAAGTTTCAGCTAAAATTACTTCCAGTAAACGAGTGGTTTCTGGTTAAAATATTGCGTATTATTTGGGACCGGCTATAGGTACAGCTTAGAAAAGGATATTTCTCAAGACAGTTATACAGGCAGTATAGATCTAACATATATGAGAACAGATACCCAGCCATAACTAGTCAGAATAGAGCGAGATGCTCTTTGCTGTTAACTCCTTGTACCtcacaaataagaaaagaacCGTTTAGAGCTGACTGAACTTACATTAATGAGGTTCAACTCTATTGTTCCAGTTTTCTCGGTGTCCAGTTTTCTAAACATTTCTGTGGAATGAGAGATGATGGAGAAGAATGAATGTAGGGACCAACTGGGAAGATTTCCTCTTCCCCGTGCTTCAGCTCAGAGAGGAGTTTATGACAACATACTTCACcccaaggttaaaaaaaaaaagtgccactGTGAAGACATCCCATTAAGGACAGAGATTGTATCTGCAAGACAGTGTACGAGAACTACTTGCCAAGTAGGCAATAAAAGAGACTGAACATTTGTAATAGTTCTGTCTGTAATACTGACAAATGTTGTCTGAAACAGCTTTCAGCATCCAGTAGCCTCGCAgtgaaaaggaagagcaacagagTTTGGCTTTTAAACCCGTACTCACTGAACAAGGTTTCCAGCCGAATCAAGCACCGGACAAAATTATCAAAGTCAATGATGAGGTCTTCATCAGCAAACCGAGCCACAATGATCTGATGTAACTGGCAGTTCAACTTGAACCCTATAATATAATgccaaggaggaaagaaaaaaaggggggaaaaaaaatccaaacaaacaaaaactgttgaCATTGCCAGAAAATTAAAGTTCTACTTTTGGTTAAATTGTCAAATTTTAAGGAGTATCTACTCAATTTTGGAAAATCTCCCACCACCCCCTCCTCATTTGGAGTTATTTAAGCTCCTGATAGTGTCATGTGTTCTTCCTATGGTGCATACTCCCACATTTCATTGGCAAACTGACTCTTGTAATGCTACTGTGAGCATCACACCTTGGTCAAGCTACCTTCCTTCCCTAGGTCACAGTATCCCTGGTGAAGAATCTAGACTAAATGGAAGTCTTTCAGGTCTGGGTGAACAAGAGTTTTCGGCTTAGAAATCACGTACTGGAGTGCAGTGAATCTGCCACCTCAGTTGGAAGTGCTATAATACTAAAACGACAAATACCTGCAGCTTCCAGCGCTCTCCTCATCTCATACGAGTTCATGGTTCCAGATCGATCCACGTCAATTTCCCTGTAAATTTTCTGC
This region includes:
- the TP53BP2 gene encoding apoptosis-stimulating of p53 protein 2 isoform X3 — protein: MFLTVYLSNNEQHFTEVPVTPETTCRDVVELCKEPGESECHLAEVWCGSERPIADNERMLDILQRFGMQRGEVRFFLRHERSPCRESGTGPRSQDPVLKRNGVKVPSDRRMENGVSAPRMDMTLAELQEMASRQQQQIEAQQQMLANKEQRLKFLKQQDQRQQQQAAEQEKLKRLKEIAENQEAKLKKVRALKGHVEQKRLSNGKLVEEIEQMNSLFQQKQRELVLAVSKVEELTRQLEMLKNGRIDGYHDNQSAVAELDRLYKELQLRNKLNQEQNAKLQQQRECLNKRNSEVAVMDKRVNELRERLWKKKAALQQKENVPVSSDGNLPQAVGSAPSRVAAVGPYIQSSTMPRIASRPELLVKPAFSDGTQALQASDGPLKTQTLPNMRAGSSSQAKVPAGSVVPSSKPSQSAEWSSLNTDNHLSQGSALTSGKGIVSGEGQAEGDAFSRDKEKKVRPFSMFDSVDQSAGLGTLRKNQSSEDLLREAQAANKNVTKVPPPVPTKPKQINLPYFGQTSHQQLSDPKLDGNLQKLPLAVASMGSKQKPVAQQPSHPQQMQRISVPPVGPSSSQDQILSSSKQESPPAAAVRPFTPQPSKETSLPPFRKPQTVAASSIYSMYTQQQTPGKNFQQAVQSALTRAQTRAPHFPSVYGKPVMAGAGVQNQLPQTENIYSNLQGKPGSPEPEMETTASAHESHETERIPRPLSPTKLLPFLSNPYRNQSDADLEALRKKLSNAPRPLKKRSSITEPEGPNGPNIQKLLYQRTTLAAMETISAPSHPSKQTASAVSPESPVEIPNPYASSESEKETVSSMPEPTIAEEAENTPADQSEAVLPSTALDPVPEAVSDSDESMPPKMEEPSHEAPLPLEVYMEEYPPYPPPPYPSGEPESLGEDSFNMRPPEVTGQFSLPPGKRTNLRKAGSDRIAHGMRVKFNPLALLLDSSLEGEFDLVQRIIYEVEDPSMPNDEGITALHNAVCAGHTEIVKFLVQFGVNVNAADSDGWTPLHCAASCNNVQVCKFLVESGAAVFAMTYSDMQTAADKCEEMEEGYTQCSQFLYGVQEKMGIMNKGVIYGLWDYEAQNDDELSMKEGDCMTILRREDEDEIEWWWARLNDKEGYVPRNLLGLYPRIKPRQRSLA